A window of Sphingobacterium kitahiroshimense genomic DNA:
TTGCTTATCAACGCACAACCCGGTACTTTTGTGCCGGGTTTTTTTTGACAACAATATGAATAAATTTTTATTAGCCTTAAGTGCGCTAACTTTATCTGCTTCTTCTTTATTTGCGCAAGATAATAGTAATGAATCTCCTGCAAAACCAATTGCTAAGAGTATTTTCAATCCGAAATATTCCCGTACAGAAAGTAATAAGGGAAAATTTTATTTTCACTGGGGTTATAATTTTTCATCTTATGGTAAGAGTGATATCCGTTTTAAAGGAACTGGATATGATTTTACATTAATGGATGTAAAAGCGGCAGATAGACCGACTAAACTGTCTATGACCTATATTAACCCGGCAACGATCTCGATTCCGCAGTTTAATTTCCACTTCGGTTATTTTATAAAAGATAATTATTCGATTTCGCTAGGTTGGGATCACATGAAATATGTTGTTGATATTCCGCAGACGGTAAGAATTAAAGGACATATTAGTCCTGAGATCTCTGAACCAGGTATCCCAACATATGGCATGGCTGGAACCTATAATGGAGAACAGGTTACTTTGGTTGATTCGGTATTGCAATTTGAGCATACCGATGGTTATAATTTTGCCTCTGTCGCTTTAGAAAGACATGATGATATCTGGGTTTCCAGAACCGGAAAGTCTTACTTGTCGATGGAAACAGGTGCCGAAGTAGGTTTATTGGTTCCTAGAACTGATGTTCGTCTGTTTGGAGTTGGAGAGAATAACTATTGGAACATTGCCGGCTACGGTGCTGCTGCAAAAGTAGGTTTGCAGTATCATTTTTTTAGAGGATTATATCTTCAAACGAGTTTTAAAACAGGTTGGACAGACCTGAATAATATTCGTACAACGGGTAGAAATAATATAGATAAAGCAAGTCAATCCATATGGTTTTTCGAGAACTATTGGGTCCTTGGATTTAAATTCTAATAAAGTAAAAATGGGATGATCTAAAAATCATCCCATTTTTGTTTAAATATCAGAAAGTTGAAAACTGTCTTTGAGCCGTATTCCTTTTTCTGTATGTTGTAAGGTACAGCAAGCATTCACGGCGTCATGCTCTAAGAAAAGTATATATTCTTGATCGACAATCTCTTCCCAATAATTTTTCCTTTCTTCCATGGTTGTCAATGGTCTTACATCGTAACCCATCACATACGGAAGGGGTATATGTCCCACAGAAGGAAGTAAATCTGCCATATAAAGAATTGTTTTGTCTTTATATTTGATCTGGGGCAACATCATTGACTCTGTATGTCCATGGGCATATCTGATTTGGATATCTGGTCCAAACGGATTTTTTTCTTTTTCGACAAACTTGAGTTGTCCGCTTTCTTGTATCGGTTTTATATTTTCCTCTAAAAAAGAAGCTTTTTCTCTTGGATTTGGATTTGTGGCCCAGTTCCAATGTTCGGCATTACTCCAGTAATTCGCCTTTGTAAAAGAAGGCCTCAGTTTTTCACCTTCGCGGACTATAGCACCCCCACAGTGGTCAAAATGCAAGTGTGTTAAAATAACATCGGTGATGTCTTCTCTATTAAATCCATATTTTGCTAAAGACTTGTCAATGGAGTTGTCTCCGTGTATATAATAATGCCCAAAAAATTTCTCAGACTGTTTGTCTCCGAGTCCAGTATCGATAAGAATTAATTTTGCGCCATCTTCTATAAGTAATAGGCGATTGGTCCAGGTGCACATATTATTTGCATCGGCAGGATTTGTTTTGTGCCATATGGATTTTGGAACCACACCGAACATGGCACCTCCATCTAATTTGAAGTTCTGCGTTTCAATTGTATAAAGTTGCATGATATTCTCTTTTTACTATTTACACGAATATACTAGTTTTGTTTTGGAAAAAATAAACCTTAATAATATGATAATATAGTGGTTATTGCTGTATCATTTCTTTATAAATGAGCTGTATGCAATCTTTTAATAATGGGTTAAAGTCTACGTTTTCAGGTGTACGGCAACCATTTGTTATCACAACAATTCCGAATTTTTCTTTAGGATCGAAAAACATAGCACTGTAGAGACCATATGCGGAGCCTGTATGTCCAATTAAAACTTTATTAGGGATCAATGTGTTGATGGATCTTAAAGCTAGCCCATATCCTTCTTCAGCAGTAATGGGCGTCTGCATAATTTTAGAATTCCGTTTCTTAATGATCTGTTTTCCATTTAATCCTGTACCATAGTTCATATGCATCCCCATGTATTTAGCGAGATCGACTGCTGAGATCTTCATCCCGCCCGTAGGTGAGAAAATAGGAGTGGAATGCCCTAGTGTATAATTTTTTATTTCCAGCGATCTTGGATTATAAGCGCTGGGCTGTGGAAAAAACTCATGCTTAGCAGAATCGTATTCATATAAGGTTACAAATTTGTTTTGATCTAGAGAGTCCACGCAATATCCTGCATATAACTGCAGCGGATCTAAAATATGTTCTTTAATATATTGGTCAAAACGTTGTCCTGAAAGGCGCTCAATCACAGCGCCAACCATATTAAAGTTGAGGTTGCAATAATCGTAGGTCGTGCCAGGTTCGTTTGGGCTGTAAGAAGAGGCATATTGATCTGACTTTGATGGATTGATGACATCAAGATCAAAATATCCATTTTTATCATTAATACTGGAAGTATGGGAGAGAACCATTCTGAGTGTAATCTTCTTATTCGGAAACTTTGGATTTTGAACTTTAAAACCTATTAGATCACCAAAGTCATCATCGAGATGACATTTCTTTTGCTCTATTAACTGCATAATAGCTGTTGCTGAAAAGGACTTTGATATAGAGGCAATTCTGAATAGGTCATCCTGATCCAAAGGTTGTGCTTGTTCTCTGTTTTTCAAACCGTAAGATTTATTGAAAAACAACTCGTTATTTTTAATAACAGCTACCGACAGTCCAATAGCTTCATATTGAGCCATGATATCAGTAATTTTTTTGTCTAAACTGTTCGTTTGTGCCCACGTTATTGGACTTATCAGAAACAAATAAATTAAAAGAAGAGGAACGTACTTTTTCATGATTTAAGGATTAGTATCGGAAAGGTATAAATAATTAATAAGGATCATGATATTGTCTTGCATTTTTATGCAATTTTTATGCTGATTCATTCGGTTTTCAAAGATTTGGGATCATAAATGGGAATCGATATCATTGAAGCCGATTTTAGTAGCAGTAGCTATAAAATATAATTTAAATTACTTTTTTATGCAGTTTAAAATACTGTTTTTTAGCTTGTTATGACTATTTATAAATCAACTCCTTTTATTTAAAATAAATCTAAATAGAATCAAAAAAAGATTGTAAGTTTGCATCCAAAATAAAATTAATCTAATTATTCATATACATATGAAAAAGTCATTTCTCGGCTTAGTTTTAAGCTTAGGATTAGTTGGAGGGGTACAACTTGAGGGGGTTGCACAACATCATGGAATTCATGGGAAACTAAAAAGCAAATCCGGTGCTCCAATCGAAGCAGCTACAGTTACAGTTAAAGAATTGGGGACTTCTACTGCAACAGATCGCAATGGATCGTTTTCATTTTCAACTTTACCAGATGGAACTTATACCATAATTGTTAAAAGTTTAGGTAATGTTATAGACGAAGAGAAGATAAAAGTAGTGAACGGTTCTTCTCAGCCTATTAATTTGGTTGGAGAAAGCCGTGATTCGAAATTGGATGTGGTAGATGTCCGAGGATATAACTCGCATAATAATCAGACTGTCAATGTTGGAAAAGCTGGAATTATAGATAAAGACTTACCGCAAAGCGTTCAGATCATTAATGAGCAGGTGATCCGGGATCAACAGGTTAATCGATTGAGTGATGCCTTGAAAAATGCCAATGGTATTGCTATGGGCGCAAATAGAGGTGGTGTAAATGAAAATTTTTATGCACGTGGATACAGCCTTGGTGCGAATAATATTTTCAAAAATGGTGCACGTACCAATAACGGTGGATCTATTGAAGCGAGTACATTAGAGTCGGTAGAAATATTGAAAGGTAGTGCCGCATTATTATATGGTGGTGTAACTGGGGGTGCTGTCGTTAATTTAGTAACTAAGAAACCTAAATTTGAATATGGAGGTGAAGCTTCATTCCGTGTGGGAAGTTATGATTTTTACAAACCAACGGTTGATGTGTACGGGCCTATTTCAGATAAGGTAGCTTTCCGTGTAATCAGTACTTATGAAAAATCTGGAAGTTTTAGAGATCATGTCGACTCAAAAAGATTGTATGTCAATCCTTCTATTTTATATAAGATCAATGACCGTACGGATATCAACTTTATGTTTGATTACCTAAAAAGCGATTACACACCAGATTTTGGTATTGGATCGGTAGACGGTAAATTGAATCAGGATGTTGGTCGTAATACTTTTATGAATACCTTGTGGGCATATAATAAAACCAATACCACAAATGGGCAGATCAACTTAAATCATCAGTTTAATGATAACTGGAAGTTGAATGCAATTGCGAGTTATCAAAGTTATGGACGTGATTACTACGGATCGGATAGGGTTCAAGCAAATGCACAAGGTATCGCGCCACGTAATTTGACGCGTTCAAAATCGGATGAACTTACTTTCAATCAGCAGTTGAATTTAACCGGAACTGTTAAAACAGGTGCTATCAAGCATAAGATCTTAATCGGAGCTGATGCTGATCAGTCTAATACAAAAGCATATGCATACTTTATAGACGGTATTAATTATTATGATAAGCAAGGGGCATTAAAAGTCAATGTTTATGATTCTATTTATGTCTTTAATCCGAGTGAAACGGCGGCTCATTTACCTTCTGGCAAAGGTTTGCGCACAGATATGCCTGGTGCAGAGTATTTGACCAGAACAACGACTAATATTTATCGTTATGGTGTATTTTTTCAAGATTTAATTGAAGTTTCGGAAAAATTCAAAGTATTAGCGGGCTTACGTTATACTTACCAAAGAACACCATATGCAGATAAATACACCTATGCAACTGGTGAAACAGAGGAAGTAAAGAACCTAGATGCAAACAAAAATGAACTGGGTGCTAAAGTTGATCAGGCATGGTCGCCAAAATTTGGTTTGATTTATCAACCGATTAAGAGCTCTAGTGTTTATGTAACTTATGCGAATAACTTCACATCAAACGCAGGTTATGATGTTGATTATAAGCCAATGGGGCCTTCAACGATTGATCAGTACGAAGCAGGTGTTAAAAATGATTTCTTTAATGGTCGTTTAACCCTGAATGCATCGGTTTACAGAATCAATAACAATCGCTTTGCTCAGCAATTATTGGTGAAACCTGATGGCACTGATAATGGTGATACAAACATGAAAGAGTTTTCTGGAAAAACATCTTCAGATGGTGTTGAAGTAGATGTAACTGGTTCTATCTTACCAGGACTAGATATCTTGGCCGGATACTCGTACAACTACATGCGCTATACGGAGACAAGTCCGATCACAAAGATCACGACTGTTGTCAACGGTAGTTCTAAAGTTACGGAGGTTTCTGGTAATGAGGAAGATGTGCGTCTGGTGGGAACAACAGCACATACAGCCAATGGAACTATTTTCTATACTTTGCAAAATGGTGGTGCTAAAGGTCTGAAATTTGGGGTTTCTGCATTTTACACTGGAAGAAGAAATGCCGGTTGGAATAACACAAAAATCAATGTGAGAGATGGTGTTGACCGTTTAATTACTGTTAGCCCATTCACAACAGTAGATATTTCTGCTGGTTATACATATAAAAAATGGAGCATTTTAGCTAAAATGTCTAATGTTAATAATGCTTTCAATTATTATATCCATGAAAACTACAGTGTGAATCCAATTCCTCCAAGAAGTTTCATGGCAACATTGACGTATAAATTTTAAAATGTTTAGTTTGCTTATAGTTTATGTTAAAAGGGCCTCCATGGAGGCCCTTTTTATCTTGAATAGCATGTGATTTCGTCTTTTATAGCTTACTGATTTTATCAAGAAGATCAACAAGTCGATTTGAGTATCCAAACTCATTATCATACCAGCCCACAACTTTTACCAGACCTCCTACAATTGAGGTAAGTTCTGAATCAAAGACACAAGAATATGGATTGTTGATGATGTCAACAGATACAATTGGATCTTCTGTATAGTAAAGTACATTTTTCAATTCACCTTCTGCCGCTTCTTTAAATTTTGCATTGATCTCTGCTACTGTTGGTTGATGTGTCAATGTACAGGTAAAATCTGTTAACGAACCGTTTAAAACAGGGACACGGATACCAGCACCACCTAGTTTACCCTCTAAATGAGTGAAAACATTGGTAATTGCCTTAGCAGCACCAGTTGTAGTTGGAATAATGGAAGATGACGCAGCACGTGCGCGGCGAAGATCACGGTGTGGAGCATCATGCAGATTCTGATCACCTGTCATGGAATGTACCGTCGTGATATAGCCGTCTTTGATTCCCCAGTTTTCATCTAAAATTTTGACCAAAGGGGCAACATTATTCGTTGTACAAGAAGCATTGGAAAGAATAGGGACATTTAAGTCAAAATCCTTGTCGTTGATGCCCAATACGATTGTTGGTATATCTTTATCTGAAGAGGGGGCAGAAATGATTACTTTTTTTGCTCCCGCTATCAAATGTAAATTTGCTTT
This region includes:
- the gap gene encoding type I glyceraldehyde-3-phosphate dehydrogenase — protein: MHIAINGFGRIGRNTLRNIFIRDAEHLEVIAINDLTDTKTLAHLFKYDSVHGPFSGTVDFDDNHLIINNKRILVTNEKNPENLPWNTLDIDVVVESTGHFTSKEKANLHLIAGAKKVIISAPSSDKDIPTIVLGINDKDFDLNVPILSNASCTTNNVAPLVKILDENWGIKDGYITTVHSMTGDQNLHDAPHRDLRRARAASSSIIPTTTGAAKAITNVFTHLEGKLGGAGIRVPVLNGSLTDFTCTLTHQPTVAEINAKFKEAAEGELKNVLYYTEDPIVSVDIINNPYSCVFDSELTSIVGGLVKVVGWYDNEFGYSNRLVDLLDKISKL
- a CDS encoding TonB-dependent receptor, which gives rise to MKKSFLGLVLSLGLVGGVQLEGVAQHHGIHGKLKSKSGAPIEAATVTVKELGTSTATDRNGSFSFSTLPDGTYTIIVKSLGNVIDEEKIKVVNGSSQPINLVGESRDSKLDVVDVRGYNSHNNQTVNVGKAGIIDKDLPQSVQIINEQVIRDQQVNRLSDALKNANGIAMGANRGGVNENFYARGYSLGANNIFKNGARTNNGGSIEASTLESVEILKGSAALLYGGVTGGAVVNLVTKKPKFEYGGEASFRVGSYDFYKPTVDVYGPISDKVAFRVISTYEKSGSFRDHVDSKRLYVNPSILYKINDRTDINFMFDYLKSDYTPDFGIGSVDGKLNQDVGRNTFMNTLWAYNKTNTTNGQINLNHQFNDNWKLNAIASYQSYGRDYYGSDRVQANAQGIAPRNLTRSKSDELTFNQQLNLTGTVKTGAIKHKILIGADADQSNTKAYAYFIDGINYYDKQGALKVNVYDSIYVFNPSETAAHLPSGKGLRTDMPGAEYLTRTTTNIYRYGVFFQDLIEVSEKFKVLAGLRYTYQRTPYADKYTYATGETEEVKNLDANKNELGAKVDQAWSPKFGLIYQPIKSSSVYVTYANNFTSNAGYDVDYKPMGPSTIDQYEAGVKNDFFNGRLTLNASVYRINNNRFAQQLLVKPDGTDNGDTNMKEFSGKTSSDGVEVDVTGSILPGLDILAGYSYNYMRYTETSPITKITTVVNGSSKVTEVSGNEEDVRLVGTTAHTANGTIFYTLQNGGAKGLKFGVSAFYTGRRNAGWNNTKINVRDGVDRLITVSPFTTVDISAGYTYKKWSILAKMSNVNNAFNYYIHENYSVNPIPPRSFMATLTYKF
- a CDS encoding serine hydrolase domain-containing protein, encoding MKKYVPLLLIYLFLISPITWAQTNSLDKKITDIMAQYEAIGLSVAVIKNNELFFNKSYGLKNREQAQPLDQDDLFRIASISKSFSATAIMQLIEQKKCHLDDDFGDLIGFKVQNPKFPNKKITLRMVLSHTSSINDKNGYFDLDVINPSKSDQYASSYSPNEPGTTYDYCNLNFNMVGAVIERLSGQRFDQYIKEHILDPLQLYAGYCVDSLDQNKFVTLYEYDSAKHEFFPQPSAYNPRSLEIKNYTLGHSTPIFSPTGGMKISAVDLAKYMGMHMNYGTGLNGKQIIKKRNSKIMQTPITAEEGYGLALRSINTLIPNKVLIGHTGSAYGLYSAMFFDPKEKFGIVVITNGCRTPENVDFNPLLKDCIQLIYKEMIQQ
- a CDS encoding MBL fold metallo-hydrolase; the encoded protein is MQLYTIETQNFKLDGGAMFGVVPKSIWHKTNPADANNMCTWTNRLLLIEDGAKLILIDTGLGDKQSEKFFGHYYIHGDNSIDKSLAKYGFNREDITDVILTHLHFDHCGGAIVREGEKLRPSFTKANYWSNAEHWNWATNPNPREKASFLEENIKPIQESGQLKFVEKEKNPFGPDIQIRYAHGHTESMMLPQIKYKDKTILYMADLLPSVGHIPLPYVMGYDVRPLTTMEERKNYWEEIVDQEYILFLEHDAVNACCTLQHTEKGIRLKDSFQLSDI